In Nicotiana tabacum cultivar K326 chromosome 2, ASM71507v2, whole genome shotgun sequence, the following proteins share a genomic window:
- the LOC107798810 gene encoding mRNA cap guanine-N(7) methyltransferase 1 isoform X1 has protein sequence MKRGYSESPSSSSHGPPQSKFKHNPEGDTHFLEDESTKIFARKVADHYSARTNQTLEEREASPIIHLKKLNNWIKSVLIQLYAKRGDAVLDLACGKGGDLIKWDKAKIGYYVGIDIADGSIEDCRTRYNGEADHHQRRKKFSFPARLMCGDCFEVRLDRVLADDAPFDVCSCQFAMHYSWSTEARARRALANVSALLRPGGIFIGTMPDANVIIKKLREAEGLAFGNSVYWIRFDEEFSEKKFKSSNPFGIKYKFHLEDAVDCPEWIVPFHVFKALAEEYDFELVFVKNNHVFVEEYMKKPEFVELMRRLGALGDGNQDQSTLSPDEWEVAYLYLAFVLRKRGQPDQTRRNPRRDKGKMHLTKDDIENVNGAV, from the exons ATGAAACGAGGTTACTCGGAATCTCCATCTTCCAGTTCTCATGGACCTCCTCAATCCAAATTTAAGCACAACCCTGAAG GCGACACTCATTTTCTTGAAGATGAGAGTACAAAAATCTTTGCCAGGAAGGTGGCTGATCATTACAGCGCGAGGACCAACCAAACTCTTGAAGAGCGCGAAGCAAGTCCTATCATTCATTTAAAGAAACTTAACAATTGG ATCAAGAGTGTCTTGATTCAACTTTATGCCAAAAGAGGGGATGCAGTCCTTGATCTTGCTTGTGGGAAG GGTGGTGATCTTATTAAATGGGATAAAGCAAAGATTGGATATTATGTTGGCATTGATATTGCAGATGGTTCG ATAGAAGACTGCCGAACCCGTTACAATGGTGAGGCAGATCACCATCAACGCCGCAAAAAGTTCTCATTTCCTGCCAGACTTATGTGTGGAGATTGTTTTGAG GTTCGTCTGGATAGGGTGTTAGCAGATGATGCACCTTTTGATGTTTGTAGCTGTCAG TTTGCTATGCATTATTCGTGGTCAACTGAGGCACGTGCACGGCGTGCGCTGGCCAATGTCTCGGCTTTACTTCGACCTGGAGGAATATTTATTGGAACAATGCCAGATGCCAATGTCATCATCAAGAAGCTAAGAGAAG CTGAAGGGCTAGCCTTTGGTAATAGTGTCTATTGGATACGTTTTGATGAAGAATTCTCAGAGAAG AAATTTAAATCTTCAAATCCTTTTGGCATCAAATACAAGTTCCATCTGGAG GATGCTGTTGACTGTCCCGAGTGGATTGTCCCTTTCCACGTCTTCAAGGCATTGGCGGAAGAG TATGACTTTGAGCTAGTTTTTGTGAAGAATAACCACGTATTTGTGGAGGAATACATGAAGAAACCAGAGTTCGTTGAACTAATGAGGAGGCTCGGTGCGTTAGGTGATGGGAACCAAGACCAAA GTACTCTATCACCAGATGAATGGGAGGTAGCCTACCTTTATTTGGCATTTGTTCTGAGAAAG CGAGGGCAACCAGATCAAACACGAAGAAACCCCAGACGAGACAAAGGCAAGATGCATTTGACGAAAGACGATATCGAGAATGTTAATGGTGCAGTGTAG
- the LOC107798278 gene encoding putative disease resistance protein RGA3: MAEVLVSIVLDQLGNFIVEQVKGQVDELRMAIGIKKEIQSLSLKLKMIKEALDDAEKRRVKDKNVKHWLEILEDFSYDTDNVLDEWKTRILQQEIERNEAATTAASIPRKKASCFFLPSCFTFKKLEVNRDIVRKIKELDVKLEGIVREKDQFSFVVNANGVVSDQDVFKRVMTTGIVDESEVHGRDSDKDVVISKLLESNDQENGLLVVSVVGTGGIGKTTLAQLAYGDEKIKGHFDERIWICVSDPFDEVKIAKAILESLTKSSPNLSQLHMLLERIQECVSKKRFFLVLDDVWSEDYSKWEPLKNSLKNGAPGSRILVTSRSERVVGMMGSSYMHRLGQISDSDCWSLFSRIAFSGRNKEDFENLEDIGKRIVRKCKGLPLAAKTMGSLLRFKDTEEEWQTVLNNEIWEMEEVAIDLFPHLYLSYDDLPPILKRCFSYCAIFPKDTVINVDRLIRIWMAQGYLSTVENNQQEVKGREYFMNLATRSFFQELEKDDKNASVIISCKMHDVVHDFAQFVAKNDCYSIKGTEATENKVDVLSVRHLCWERSDSSVNPTSICDIGKIRSLFAEHLHAKELPRDLFKGLKCIRVLNLHGCLMQELPEEIGNLFHLRYIDLSSSQVKDLPESICRLCNLQTLDLRGCKNLSTLPQQIGKLLNLRHLITTDMPKLESFPQGIGSLTQLRTLSDFVVGKGSSKLGYIGKLNQLQGYLSIHVIDNLNSAEDVVEAEKAELRSKKYVKELRLNFYWTSEVRMDVIEALIPPPNLRFLTINGYRGTQLPTWITLSLNNLRVLTLSECFNCNFLPPLGKLPFLEILWVRLMDELKQVGNELLGLPGTIEPFPKLKKLRFAYCSEWEEWTDLKPEVVISVMPSLKELELYCCEKLNSLPYCLLQRLPSIVSLKIKMCPYLEVDWTKISHIQNIETGNGI; the protein is encoded by the coding sequence ATGGCTGAAGTGCTTGTTTCCATTGTCCTTGACCAGTTGGGCAATTTCATTGTGGAGCAAGTTAAGGGACAAGTTGATGAACTAAGAATGGCTATTGGGATCAAGAAAGAGATCCAAAGTCTATCTTTGAAGTTGAAAATGATTAAAGAAGCATTGGATGATGCTGAGAAAAGAAGGGTCAAAGACAAAAATGTTAAACATTGGCTAGAAATTCTTGAAGACTTTTCATATGACACAGATAATGTGTTAGATGAATGGaaaacaagaattctacagcaagaaattgaaagaaatgaggctgctactactgctgcttCAATTCCTAGGAAGAAAGCAAGTTGCTTTTTTCTACCTTCTTGTTTTACTTTCAAGAAACTTGAGGTGAATCGCGATATTGTTCGAAAAATAAAGGAATTGGATGTGAAGTTAGAAGGGATTGTGAGAGAAAAAGATCAGTTCAGTTTTGTAGTTAATGCAAATGGTGTTGTTTCTGATCAAGATGTGTTTAAAAGAGTTATGACTACTGGCATTGTTGATGAATCAGAAGTACATGGTAGAGATTCTGATAAAGATGTTGTAATAAGTAAGTTGCTTGAGAGTAATGATCAAGAAAATGGTCTCCTTGTTGTCTCTGTTGTGGGCACAGGTGGGATTGGAAAGACAACTCTTGCACAACTAGCCTATGGTGATGAGAAAATAAAGGGTCATTTTGATGAAAGAATTTGGATTTGTGTATCGGACCCTTTCGATGAAGTTAAAATTGCGAAAGCTATTCTTGAATCTCTAACTAAAAGCTCACCAAATCTGTCTCAACTGCATATGTTGTTagaaagaattcaagaatgtgtcTCTAAGAAAAGGTTCTTTCTTGTGCTAGATGATGTATGGTCTGAAGATTATTCGAAATGGGAACCGTTGAAGAACTCTCTCAAGAATGGAGCTCCCGGAAGTAGAATCTTGGTTACATCTAGGAGTGAGAGGGTTGTCGGAATGATGGGAAGTTCTTACATGCATCGGTTGGGACAAATCTCGGATTCAGATTGCTGGTCATTGTTTAGTCGGATAGCATTTTCAGGAAGGAATAAGGAGGATTTTGAGAATTTAGAAGATATTGGGAAGAGAATTGTTCGAAAGTGCAAAGGATTGCCACTTGCTGCAAAGACTATGGGAAGTCTCTTGCGCTTTAAGGATACAGAAGAAGAGTGGCAAACTGTTTTAAACAATGAAATATGGGAAATGGAGGAAGTGGCAATAGACCTATTTCCTCATTTGTACTTGAGCTACGACGATTTGCCCCCCATCTTGAAGCGTTGTTTCTCATATTGTGCCATTTTCCCTAAAGATACTGTCATAAATGTAGACAGATTGATCAGAATTTGGATGGCACAAGGTTATCTCAGCACAGTTGAAAATAACCAACAGGAAGTAAAAGGGCGTGAGTATTTCATGAACTTAGCCACGCGCTCTTTCTTTCAAGAGCTGGAGAAAGATGACAAAAATGCAAGTGTTATAATATCTTGCAAAATGCATGATGTAGTGCATGATTTTGCTCAGTTTGTTGCTAAAAATGACTGCTATAGCATCAAAGGAACCGAAGCAACTGAAAACAAAGTAGACGTTCTTAGTGTTCGTCATTTATGCTGGGAGAGGAGTGATAGTTCAGTGAATCCTACTTCTATTTGTGATATTGGAAAAATTCGCAGTCTATTTGCTGAACACTTGCACGCAAAAGAGCTTCCTAGAGATCTATTCAAAGGTCTTAAATGCATAAGAGTTCTAAATTTACATGGATGTTTGATGCAAGAACTTCCTGAAGAAATAGGAAATCTATTTCATCTAAGGTACATTGATTTAAGCAGCAGTCAAGTGAAGGACTTACCTGAATCCATTTGCCGCTTGTGTAATCTGCAAACCTTAGATCTTCGCGGTTGTAAGAATCTTTCAACACTTCCTCAACAGATAGGAAAATTGTTAAACTTGAGACACCTCATTACTACTGACATGCCAAAATTGGAATCTTTTCCTCAAGGAATTGGAAGTCTAACTCAACTCAGGACTTTGAGTGACTTTGTAGTTGGGAAAGGATCGAGCAAGTTGGGATATATCGGAAAATTGAACCAACTTCAAGGGTATCTATCAATCCATGTTATCGACAATTTGAACTCTGCAGAAGATGTAGTTGAAGCAGAGAAGGCAGAACTAAGAAGCAAGAAGTACGTTAAAGAACTACGTTTGAATTTCTATTGGACGAGTGAGGTAAGAATGGATGTgattgaagctctaataccacctCCAAATCTTAGATTCTTGACAATCAATGGATACAGAGGTACTCAATTACCAACATGGATAACATTGTCACTTAATAATCTTAGAGTTCTTACACTAAGTGAGTGCTTTAACTGCAACTTTCTGCCACCTTTAGGTAAGTTACCATTTCTTGAAATTCTTTGGGTGAGGCTTATGGATGAGCTGAAACAGGTAGGAAATGAATTATTGGGCTTGCCAGGAACCATTGAACCATTTCCAAAGCTAAAGAAATTGAGATTTGCATATTGTTCAGAGTGGGAAGAATGGACAgacttaaaaccagaagttgTTATTTCAGTAATGCCTAGTCTCAAGGAGTTAGAATTATATTGCTGTGAAAAGCTTAATAGCCTTCCATATTGTCTCTTGCAAAGGCTGCCATCAATAGTGTCTTTAAAGATCAAGATGTGCCCTTATCTTGAAGTTGACTGGACTAAGATATCCCATATTCAGAATATTGAAACTGGTAATGGGATTTGA
- the LOC107798810 gene encoding mRNA cap guanine-N(7) methyltransferase 1 isoform X2, which translates to MKRGYSESPSSSSHGPPQSKFKHNPEGDTHFLEDESTKIFARKVADHYSARTNQTLEEREASPIIHLKKLNNWIKSVLIQLYAKRGDAVLDLACGKGGDLIKWDKAKIGYYVGIDIADGSIEDCRTRYNGEADHHQRRKKFSFPARLMCGDCFEVRLDRVLADDAPFDVCSCQFAMHYSWSTEARARRALANVSALLRPGGIFIGTMPDANVIIKKLREAEGLAFGNSVYWIRFDEEFSEKKFKSSNPFGIKYKFHLEDAVDCPEWIVPFHVFKALAEEYDFELVFVKNNHVFVEEYMKKPEFVELMRRLGALGDGNQDQSTLSPDEWEVAYLYLAFVLRKVPY; encoded by the exons ATGAAACGAGGTTACTCGGAATCTCCATCTTCCAGTTCTCATGGACCTCCTCAATCCAAATTTAAGCACAACCCTGAAG GCGACACTCATTTTCTTGAAGATGAGAGTACAAAAATCTTTGCCAGGAAGGTGGCTGATCATTACAGCGCGAGGACCAACCAAACTCTTGAAGAGCGCGAAGCAAGTCCTATCATTCATTTAAAGAAACTTAACAATTGG ATCAAGAGTGTCTTGATTCAACTTTATGCCAAAAGAGGGGATGCAGTCCTTGATCTTGCTTGTGGGAAG GGTGGTGATCTTATTAAATGGGATAAAGCAAAGATTGGATATTATGTTGGCATTGATATTGCAGATGGTTCG ATAGAAGACTGCCGAACCCGTTACAATGGTGAGGCAGATCACCATCAACGCCGCAAAAAGTTCTCATTTCCTGCCAGACTTATGTGTGGAGATTGTTTTGAG GTTCGTCTGGATAGGGTGTTAGCAGATGATGCACCTTTTGATGTTTGTAGCTGTCAG TTTGCTATGCATTATTCGTGGTCAACTGAGGCACGTGCACGGCGTGCGCTGGCCAATGTCTCGGCTTTACTTCGACCTGGAGGAATATTTATTGGAACAATGCCAGATGCCAATGTCATCATCAAGAAGCTAAGAGAAG CTGAAGGGCTAGCCTTTGGTAATAGTGTCTATTGGATACGTTTTGATGAAGAATTCTCAGAGAAG AAATTTAAATCTTCAAATCCTTTTGGCATCAAATACAAGTTCCATCTGGAG GATGCTGTTGACTGTCCCGAGTGGATTGTCCCTTTCCACGTCTTCAAGGCATTGGCGGAAGAG TATGACTTTGAGCTAGTTTTTGTGAAGAATAACCACGTATTTGTGGAGGAATACATGAAGAAACCAGAGTTCGTTGAACTAATGAGGAGGCTCGGTGCGTTAGGTGATGGGAACCAAGACCAAA GTACTCTATCACCAGATGAATGGGAGGTAGCCTACCTTTATTTGGCATTTGTTCTGAGAAAG GTACCATATTAG